The following are encoded in a window of Castanea sativa cultivar Marrone di Chiusa Pesio chromosome 5, ASM4071231v1 genomic DNA:
- the LOC142635647 gene encoding uncharacterized protein LOC142635647 translates to MPAVIATPKLPAVIGTKITYPSLTTAIIVSKKVDERWKDVEKHLPNKLPVMLSQILTTSLNGAEYWLIVPSGGYPKPELQLQSILAFDIVNEKMRVYKTPVQPKNDDKYQIQEYGVESSWTKVYKIEKGTMPEAFWSIEPLIFSRNGKKILFQGIHFGCVKFIWYDVEKKRGKSVKIQNLPAMFASSVTSIGSLLLLDGDC, encoded by the exons ATGCCCGCAGTTATTGCTACCCCAAAACTGCCGGCAGTTATTGGTACCAAAATCACATATCCTTCCCTTACCACCGCAATAATCGTTTCG AAAAAAGTTGATGAACGATGGAAAGATGTTGAAAAGCATTTGCCAAACAAGCTGCCGGTCATGCTATCTCAAATTCTGACCACCTCCTTGAATGGAGCTGAGTATTGGTTAATTGTTCCAAGTGGTGGATATCCAAAACCGGAGTTACAATTGCAGTCCATTCTTGCTTTTGATATTGTCAATGAGAAAATGCGGGTTTATAAAACACCGGTTCAGCCAAAGAATGATGATAAATATCAAATACAA GAATATGGGGTTGAGAGTTCTTGGACTAAGGTTTATAAAATTGAGAAAGGTACAATGCCAGAGGCTTTTTGGTCTATCGAGCCTCTAATATTTTCTAGGAATGGCAAGAAAATTCTGTTTCAGGGCATTCATTTTGGCTGTGTGAAATTTATTTGGTACGAcgtagaaaagaaaagaggtaaATCGGTTAAGATTCAGAATTTGCCTGCAATGTTTGCGTCGTCAGTAACTTCTATTGGGAGTCTTCTTTTGCTTGATGGTGATTGTTAG